In one window of Solanum pennellii chromosome 2, SPENNV200 DNA:
- the LOC107009408 gene encoding uncharacterized protein LOC107009408 has protein sequence MEIPVQQKKLSLDIKGIETDIVICAYDDHFMVIATQIGSMGTILQARKEEGVSIHPTFSVSVLLGKRDEPMLVACARQIIEHISNAGSSRSLVLSLGLRDHSLPTLKGIVSAVTENCLW, from the exons ATGGAAATCCCAGTCCAGCAGAAGAAGCTTTCACTCGATATTAAG GGAATTGAAACAGATATAGTCATATGTGCCTATGATGACCATTTTATG GTCATAGCGACTCAAATAGGAAGCATGGGTACGATATTGCAGGCCAG GAAGGAGGAGGGGGTGTCGATCCATCCAACCTTTAGTGTTTCTGTATTACTGGGCAAACGTGATGAG CCCATGCTGGTTGCATGCGCTCGGCAGATTATTGAACACATAAG TAATGCCGGATCTTCTAGGTCTTTGGTTTTATCTCTTGGACTACGCGACCATTCTCTG CCCACTTTGAAGGGTATCGTTTCGGCTGTCACTGAGAACTGCCTTTGGTGA